The window CCAAAGTTTCCATGGCCGTTTAGAGCAATTTAATTTTCGACCAACCGACAACAACAAGATATCGTCCAATTCCAATATTAGTTTCTTTGActttgaagaagaaaacttcAATATGGTTAAGCCTAGGCCTAGCTAGCTATTGTGAAGTCTCAAGAGTCAAGAGTCATGTAAAGTAAAACGTgccttttattgttttcaatagCAAAAATTAGAGGGttatacaacttttttttataagcagaagaaataaaataaaagatatcagtagatatatatcaaaatcatcataattgtgatattaaaaaccaagaaaaatatacAAACTGAGaactttaagaaaaataatactatATATCAAAACTTTATAATAATATTGGAGACATCTCATCACGACATGAGAAAATGTATTCGTAGAAACAATAGAATTCAAACCATAAagttatattttgttaaaaatttaattcaactaaaaaatttaagttattaggtgaaatttaagatataatttatatgattttctaACACATCTCTTTAGGTGAAAAATTTTTGCGTTTAAAACTTGTATAAGCCTATActactttatatttaatttttatcaaataaaaataaattataaaattcaaactcgtggctatttaattattaaaattctgaTGAATTATAAGGTCTTAAGattattattctctaacatatttCTTACCTACACCTTGATTTACAAAATTATAGGTTATAGGAGATGAATCtcacatcaaaacataaaacttgacAGAAAGATAATTTATACATAATCTGTTACATGTAAAGCTTGCAGCATACTACGATGCTCACTTGCCCAGACTGTAAACGAAAGTACTCCTGCGTGCAGGTTGGTTCAAAGTTCGGTATATTGCTTGGAAGATTAATCAGATTTCTTTCAAACCATTCTCTGATTGCAACCTCTTTCACGACACCTAATGATAAAGTCAAGCAATCAAtcactagaaaacaaaatacaatctCAGGCTAGCTGGATTGTATTTTCTTGTCTTTCCGTGCACATGCCTAAAATCCATGGTCAATTAGGTTGGAACAGTTCAAGCTTTAGGGCAAGGATGCAGGCCAGCAGGGCAGAAAGGCAATTTCTAACCTCAAGTGAATAACCTTTGAATAGTTTCTTGAAGTGAGCAAAAGGTGTCTCCTTCCCTTCTTGCCTCTATCAACAATTCAAGTGAAAAGtttgttaatttgttaatttatcattatcattatttataaaagtttgtttaatttgttaattttttatatagaaagtACATTTATAAAAGTATTAGTTAAAGGAATGAAAATagagatatataaataaatatatctttagaAAAGTTTTATAAtacactttttattattttaagacaAGAAAAACATGGAAACTTGaactccatattttttattttgattttctaactAAACACTAACCAAGTGTCATCCTGAGGTAGGTGTTGTTCATGTTAAgtgatattttatatcattgagAACATGAAACCTCTAGCAAATTACTacttttttagatatttaaactattacaaaataatataaattatatcttgagattttatttaataatttaagttattgagttgaattcattttttaatatggtattaaaattttaatgaccAAATGATCACAAATTCAAATCTCaccattcttatttatttgataaaaaataagcataatgTAATgtaagtaaatacaagttttaagtcaaaaattttcatttaaaaaagtactttaaaaaataatataaattatattttagaatctcatttaacaatttaaattttttgaattgaattaataattttacatagaaaattaaatcaagtagaGGCATAGGTTTAATTAGTATATTTGGTCTTCCTTACGCGTAAATGAAAAGAAAGTGGAGTTTCAAATAAATCGACCTAGTTGCTAGGAAGCCTATAGGATTTTCTACGAGGAGAACGGGTCAAAGGAGACAGCTGGGAATCTTGACCCCAAAGatccaaatattaattattattattttccatttctttcttaatattttacattGGCCACCCTAAATGAAAATTGATCATGCTCCCTTCTTTACGAGAGACAgaacctttttctttatttgacttttataattattttcccCAAATTGAAGAACTTGGCGTCCTGGTCCCAGATAatgatttccttttttatttacatgGGTGTCCACAAACGATAACATCGTATTCATTACACATCCACATTAAAAATTAGCTGGGAGATTATTTCTCAAATTGCATAATTGAACTTGAGACTCAATTGTACGTGCAAGAAATTACAGAAAACATTTCgctttttctttacttgtttaATTCATGGAAACATTTCAGAGAGAATGAGAATTCTAAGATCAAATCTTAGGAGAGAGTGTGAAACTTTAAGCATTGAAAGTAGTACCATTATGCTCTTAGACTTGTTGATCTCACAATGAGCTAGCCAAAACAACATCAATTGAATCCAATTCATGTTTTGTGTAGGAATTGAAGTGTTATATCATTTACAAGCAGTAGTTGTTTAAAACAATGAAAGTATATAGAGGGAAATTTATTAAGGAGGGTTTAGAGCAAATTTTTTGGATCAAATGCAGCCTCAAACATGGATGAAAAGTTCTGTTCAGCTATACATGCATGGTCAATCCCTGAATATTTAGAGCACTTAGGACCACAGGAAACCATAATGTCAAAAGATCACCATATTGATTGCCAAGCAACATCATACAAGAGTCGACTACTCGTACGATTAGAAGCTCAATCCACATCTAGTTACCGACTCCCTAAGTCAAAGCTCCCAAACTCCCATGTATGTACGTAAGCTCTGCATCATTTATACATCAAAATGCTTGATTTTGTGTAGAGTTTAGGTCTCGACGTGTCAAGAAAATATATACAGGACAATTTATGACACTTTTTGCTTGTATGTATCTGACTATAAACCGACCTTAGGAGAGACAGATTTCACTTTCTTGATCGACCGTCCAAAGAAAAAGCCCTCCTTAATGGTTTTGAATAAAGTAGACTCTTGAAAGTGTTTTGATGTCTTTGCCAgtggttttattttctttgttttgcatGTGTTTCAATGCTTTGAGGATGAAGCTTTCACTAAATAAAATGTATGTGAAAATGGGAAAAGGGGGGCCTCAATATGATCATAAATAGATTTATCGTAGAACTCATGGCCTTGTTGACCTAGATTTGTCTTTCTTTTCGAGAATTCTTCAGATTAGAAAGTTAATTTCCAGGTTAGAAATTGTGGGTTAgagtcaatttgttttttgctgGAATAGAAACAGCAGGTGTTTGCTTTGTTGGGCTGTGGGGTCGAAAAGCAGGCAAGAAGCTGAATTGTAACCTTAATTTATCCACGTGTCAAGCTTAGGATAAAAGATGGTAAACTTTGAGGGTGTCATAATTTGTTTaccttttcttgttaatttgaTATGTTACATAGCTTATCCAACAAAGTCTAAAATTCCATATATAGTCagcatgaattaattaattatttaagtaATTTGTTCATATAATATTCGAGttccaagtttaataatatatagTTGATTTCAAGATAATTAGCTGAAATTAATTGCGGTAAATGACAATTTGTAACATGACATGTAAGGTTAGTGAtgctaattttatttagaaaacaaaGTTCATAATGATAGTGTTTAGCACCTCTCATGTCAAGATCGAGATGCCACATCTAAAACTATTTGAGTCAAAGAAATTTTGATTACGTTTGTGATTAACTTGTAATTATTGTCATCAAGGCACATTAACTATCAATTATGTCATAGCCGGCAATAACACTATATATGGATTGTAACATTTTTATGATTCACTgtataaacattattatttggAAAATGACTCCTATCTattatttaactaattatagTGGGGTGAGATTTGACTTACCCATGATAAATTTACTGCTTCATCCCTTTTAAATCGCATTCCTCAAAATGTTGTGTGAGTTTTCGTGTGCAGCtaggtaatagttttttttaagtatttttaatttgaaatatattaaaataatattttatttttatgttttaaaatttatatttaatactattatactaaaacaattttaaaaaactaaaaaaatattttaaaccaaaaaataataattaaattttgagcAAATGACATTTGGCCTGTAATGTCAAACGTTAACTCTAAGTGcctgtttgatattgtagtatcatctactttttaaaatatttttaaattttttttgcttttatttttttagagtgtttttttttatgtttttgaaatgttaatgttaaaaataaaaaaaataattctaaaatatatattactttaatatattttaaattaaaaaaatattttttaaaaagtatcatACATGACTGACGTTATCAAACATACAATAATACTACTATTTGAAGTCATTTAAATTCTATAATATCAATGTTAATTATCAATGTATAATTAATGAAGACAGGAACGAATAGAAGAAGCATACAGAAAATTATTCTAAACCCAGTAAAAGTAAAAGTGATAGGAATAGTTTTATCAagatttaagaatatattttcttaattctttcttttttattttttttctttgcatttatCTCTCTCATGTATAATCAGTACCCGTCATCCCCAATATAATCAAAATGCAAAATGATAGATATTTATATTCCGTTTGaaaggatttttataaataagttCAAGTTATTAATTTCTTAACATTAACTAATGTTTGATATGACTTTTAAAAATtggtttaagttgttttttttttaattttttactcaaaGAAAAGTTACAAGTATAttggttataataataataattattattattaaaaatgctTATTTGAGtgtgatattatattttttaaaaataaaagttttaaaataaatcatcgaggtttgatattatattattctccaTTAATTTGTACAATCATATGCTCTATTGTAACCTTGGCAATCCATATAACAGAAAGTCAGGTGATCCTTCACAGCTATAGCTCCACCATATGAAGAGTACGTACATTGAATGTTGCGGGTCtcgtttttctttaattaatttcttcttaattaCAAAATAGTCTTCATTATTTTGTATTCAAGCTAATCGATCAAAAATATGTTACAAAATTCCTTCTTCCCGTCATGTTCTCCATTGGAAAAGGTCATCTTAATCAAACTTTCGGCTGAGTGATGGAActttggtttttgaaaaaacaaaacagcacCTCTCATGTCTTTGGAGTCAAGAATGTTTTTGGACTAAATCATGTTTGTGATCAACTTGTTATGTCGTGATTGTAGCCTTTTTGCTGTTTATGTTTTGGAAAATGACTTTTGTCACTAGCTAATTGGTGGGTGTGAGATTTCGCTTACCTATAATAAATTCGCCTCCAAGTGCTGTGCAGAAGCAGGAATTCCCTGTCAAACTTGGCCTCATTAGGTCTGGTTATTAGTTTCTGTTCTTGATTCTTggatttatttatgttcttatcatCCTCCTTCGGTTTCTTCATGTTGCTATTTATCCTATGCTGGGCCTGTGGTGAAGAAAGTTGTGCTGTTGAGAAATAAGGACCTAAATCATAACCTAATTTGAGCTGTATCGATCAAAGCCCTACGTAGGATTCAAAATAAGGAATGGATAATGAAGTTTGGAAACACATGGGCCTCTGGGAATTCTTAGGTAACCCTTCTTGACATCCAAGCAGCAGCGAATGGCtcaaataaagagaagaaaaagggaaatcttacgacttgagttttttttttttttaatgtgaaaaataCTAAGTGATGATATACAAATCAGACATGCCATGCTATGTTTGGGGGTGTTCtaatatatcatttaatatactAAGACACTcccaaacatattattattactttaaGCATGATTAAGAGATCCAAGCCATATTCATTGAACTTTACACAAACCTATTATTGTTAAGCGATTATGACAATTATAGTATCTAAGAGGGGGGTTTGGATTATATATATCACTATTTGATAAATACAAtaaccaataatataattaaaatgattaaagtaaagaaataagaaaaataaatttatagactTGTTTTTAATGTGGTTCGGCAAGCTTACATATACACCTCAAATATCAATCCGTACAATAGCCACTTGATGAATTcacattgatatttttatactatCTGGAGATATTCTCTCtttaatattttctcattaCTTGAAGTTATATACACTCTTcgatatttttttcacttgaagatatgtttttttcaagatttttttttaatgaaattactttgttaatgttaaaagttTTTATCTAACTTTCACCAGTTTACAAGTGTAATTTTGTTATTACAATTAATACAAGTATGATTTTGTCATTACAATTAACTCtcttaatagaaaagaaaatacaattaaaatttctaatatCTCTATATTTCACATGATAATACTTATAAGATTTGAAGGTGTTTAAGTGTAATGAAAATGAGATCAAATATTCTTGTGCTACAATACGAAGGTTTAATAGCATGTATTAGAATATAATTAAGAATTGAtgattttatagtgtttttatttttataataacttGTACTAAATTGATGGCCGTGCTTTATTACGGGccgaataaatttttttgaaagccCAATTGAAAATACAGTTGAAATTAAAAGTccatttagtttaaaaataaaaattaaaagaaccaaGAATAATTTTGCAACaaataatgaaatctaaaggaataaattgatttagataggggtaacaacaataataaaaaaaagattaatgaattttgaGAGACCAATTACTTGCCTAGCTTATACCAAGACCTTTTCcctctaattaaataataataataatcagttTCCATCTCTTCCCATCACTGGAATTTTCCCAGGATACCCTTCATCTCCACCCATTGGGATTTAAAGATACTATTTAGAAATACGGtgtcaattatattttacaaacatttaattttttaattttttaatattattttgatgtgttaataaaaaaaaatttaaaaaataaaaaaataatttaaatatatttttaaataaaaaaacactttaaaaaataactactattccCTCCCAAACATCCAATGTTGTCCTCACTTTCTCATCCTAACAGACCGGTGGCCACTACAACACTGTCCCTCTCCCCTTCATCCATCTTCATCCCCCATCTCATCACATAAACCCAAACTAGTTTTTAAAGGTGATTGGAAACGTAggtcaatttatattttaaaaaaaaattaaaaaaatttttgttaattttttttatattataaattattttgatttgttaattttaaaaataatttttaaaaaataaaaaaaatattattttaatatatttcaaaataaaaaacattttaaaaccgCAAAATACACacccaaaaaaattcattcgCCCAAAACACCAGCCTCTAGCCCTTCACCAAACGAAGAAAACACCACTGGGCCGCCATCTCCAAACCCACGGTGATACTCATTTCCCCATCATCTTCCCTGCCAGAAACTAAATACAGCCTTGTCTTCTTCCAAGGCCACAACCACCATTCCTTTTCTTCAACAAGATTGCCCAAATCCATAccatcgtttttttttcttcagccaTTACAGACCCAATAGTCCCCCCTTTCACTGTTAAACTCTTCAACTCCCTCTCTCTATTCCCAGAAACCTAAACACTTCAGCTCCCTCACAACCACCTTCTCGTCTCTTCTATTCGCTGTCAAAGACCCAAAAACAACCCagcaacactttttttttactcaattgtCTCAACCTGAACCAGTCGTGACCCATAATCTCTCCAGCCCTCTCCTTCTCCCAAGAAACCCAGCCAAACACAGCCTCACCCTCACAACCCCCAACCCacgattttgttttttgtttcagtttaattttttttatttttttattataaaaaaatgaataaaacaacaagatttaaattataataacaacaacaacaataaaatttcaattatcattctataatatttttcaagcataTGATTTAACAATTTGGATCAACTAAACgagatatattaaaatctataaaataataatgacagTCTTAAAGATCCATTTCAAAACTAATCATATTAGTGGGCCAAAGCTCAATATAAATTTCTAGCATTTTTATATGTCTAAcccattttaaaatcataatcccatgacatgttttttttttaaaagagattggtgtgaaaattttaaaattaagcaatttagataaaaattattttttagggtttaattttagtatttttgatcggtcttttatttttaagaattaatattatttttttaatgtatctgaggattgatgttaaattttttacaaaaataatttaaaattaaaaaataagaaaaaataaagataattaataacaataaaaaaaataaatttaagaataaatacATAGCAAAGATAACCAAtcatttactttaaaattttaaaatacaatatattttaggatttctaggtttttttttatttttaattacgaAATGGTGACTCTTTATTTTCCCTTAATATATTTTGACCTTGCAGCGACATCCAACAAGATATGATTCAACTACAATTacaccaaaaaagaagaagaagaaacccaCATcgataatgaagaaaataaaactaaagatGAGCAATTTAGCATTTTGGGTCATCAAGTGTGTATAAAGAGACCAAGAGATGACGATTCTCAATCATCTTTATCATGGATGACAAATTCTTCTGAACGGGTTGTAATGGATGtaggtttatttattgtttgtttttatattttaaaattattttaaaaaactaattttttttatttcaagttatttttttgatatttttagatcattttgatattaaaaataatttttaaaaatttaaaaaatattatatttatatatttataaataaaaaatacttttaaaaaaattataaccacacttctaaataaacttttaaaagtcTCGTGGTGCCCCGGTTGGAGCATGGAAACTACCCTCTTCCAATTGTCATCCTGAAATTCATGAGATTATGGAGAAAGAGAAGCAAAGGAAGTTTAAAAGGTATTGAATTGATTGCACATGAGAATTTGGATTGTTGCGCAGTCAAGAGAATCTGCTGATTATGTGTTTCTCCGTTCTTTATATTCGTAGGCTATTGACAAAAGTCCTTCATTCATCTAGATAAACTCTCTCCAAATTCTAGCTCCTTTTGTGCTTATTGAACATGCTCTCATGCTTGTTCTTAGAATCGATCGAGGTTACAGGAGACTAAGCATAGGCCCCCTGTTTGTTCCCTTACGGATGAGTGGACTTCGCACCATGGCTCGAAGAGGGTGTTCGAACTGCTTCTTTGAGAACCCATTACTAAACTTTAGCAAATTCGTAATGCTTcgattttttactttaaagaaAGCAGCACTCTACTTTCTTTCTTCATGCAAAATCAATATATTGatcaattgaattgatttgctGGAGCCGTACGCTGGCAGCTGTTGGACATGATCTGATAAATGGGGTGTTAATGTGCAGTAATTCTCTTATTATTGGACATGATCTGATAAATGGGGAGTTAATTTCGTTCTTTTTGTGGTAAACACTAAAGGATAGTAGAATTGCTTGCATATTTATGGATCTTCATGACAGaagtaatttatttcatttgcgATAAAACATCAAATACACACAAACGTCGTAGCAAACACCAGAATTCTGAACCCATTAAAGATGCCCACAAGACTTCATATTTGGTCACGCATAAGCAGTAGGGTTTTCCACCAGGTGAGCATCAATAGCCTTCACCATAGCAAAGATTCCTTGCTGCATATCATTGGCATCTTCCTCGGATAGTAAGCTGTCCCCGATTGATTCATATTCAATCTTCATCTTGGACAAGCATCCTCCTTCATTGGTTGATGTCAAATTAATCTCAACACTGTAGGACTTCACTTTGACACCAATAACACCGCCTTCAAGGGTAGAATACCTGACTATGTGATTCTCTTGATCCATCACCTCCACACGATCCTTGACATAGCTATAGTCCTTGATAACTGCACAAAGTGAATCTTattgtcaaaaacaaaatagagcAACTCCATCATGtacatgtatatgtatatgtatatgtatagtTTGTTTACTATGCATAATGAGTAATTAGGAATTGTAAGCTCAAACAAACCATCGGTGAAGTTGAACTTCTTGACGGATCCAACCCCGGCACCATCTCCTTCAAGTATATCAATGCTTGAGATGATTCCGGGAAGAAGTTTAGGGATGAGGTTATGGCCATCACAGAATGATGCTTTCCATAGCCTATCTGCTGGGACTGCAGAGGTGTGCTCTGCCAAAATGGTTCCAGAAACCATGGTTGTTAAGTGAAGCAAAAGATTTAAAGATATCAGTGTAAATTAAGGAAATGGATGAGATAATGAGAAATTGGATGCAGATCAGTAGATTTATATAGGTTTGAGGGGACGATCAATTGGTGAACAGTTCATGCATCCAACTTTCCTTCGTTCaccaaatcaaaaaaacaaaacaaaaacaaaacctacCAACCCATGACCATCCCTTAATTAGTGGACTGGCGGGGTCTCATAATAATTTTCTAGTtgctattaatttaattaattaccttgattttgatttatataaatatttatttatgacaAACTGCACCGTACCATGATCTGTGGCCAGCTCCAAGTCTGTGATTAATCACCTCTTCTTTTAGGGACGACCTATTCTTTAAGGGACGTGGGATCCTCGAAGCTGACTTTGTAAACTCACCTACTACTACTcacttctttatatatataaactttgaaaactttgatgaattaatgtgaagatataaatttttaaattaaataagattggATCTAAACGAAAGATGTGTTCCTCTTTACtaactttaaatgattttaaataatgatGACGTCAGAATTACTTTAataagacataaaaaataaacaactcaGTTAATCTTAATATTGCAACTATCAAGCAAAAATTGGTTTAGTTTTCGTGTATTCACACACAAAGACTCGTCAATAAGATCTTATTAAGGGTTCACTACACTCTACTTAAGATCAAGaggtcaaaaataaatttaaaacatttctaTAAACACCCCCCTCAAGATCAAGAAtagggttgaaaaaaaaaaaaaaggtaagaaaagataagaaagagtagagaaatattaataaaaaataaaaggatagagGTTTAAAAGCCTAAAGAAAAGTTTTCTCAAGTTTTGTAAGTTTGTGAGAggtaaaattttataaatgaaagtTAAAAGAGAATAATTGTTCTACGTATACAATATTGCAGACCCAAAAAGAGGTCCTTTATAGcttgcttttgttgttttttatttattggttttGGCTTGCATTTATAGTTACAAGTATAGAAAAGAGGTTAGAAACGTTTTCCAAATGATGTTGCATTCACCTCTTTCTTActctgatttttatttaatgaagttttttaaaagttttttttatattttttatgtattaaagttgttgtttaagttttctttttgatatataaatgtTGTTTTAGCTTTGGTTTAACTTAAGCTATACATGTTATAGTAAGAGTTTTTATCCTTAGCCTGTTAAACTTATTCTTGCACAAAATGGGTTCAAGAAACCAATTTTGAATCCATGTTACATAAACGTGTATGGTGTTTTAGgttgtttgtttttagatttggtatctcatgcttgattttgatgttttttttgttagttttagaTTCAAACATATTTATGTATAATATCATGACTTGTCGGGATAAAAACCATgttttagaggaaaaaaatgcTCATTTTTGGGCTTGGCAATGGTTGCCTCATGATTGAGTGTTTTGCTGGGTTTTAGGCAATGTTCttcgtgttttttaaaagaactttGCCTTAGACCCTTAATTTGGATCAATATTGGTTCCTTTATTTTCACAAAACCTTTTCTTATGCATGATTAACCAATAATCTAGTGATTATTTACACCAATAATAcgtttataatgatttttaatccTAGAGTTTTAGTTTTGAACCGAAACTCATTTTGGCCAAATCATGATGATTTAATGATAATCGAAGTGAATGAACTCTTAATTCTTGATCCATAAATGATTTACAACCTTTCTGTGCTTTTGATTTCATGAAATCTGGTTTGGATTTGAGTTCATGTTGCTGGGTTTGTTTCGGGTGTTCTTGacgtttatttttttgtgtatgaTCTGTTTCAGTCaagattttttgagtttttgtgtttttttaggtttttaatttgtttttttgctttatttttgtttttgggttgtttttcgAGTCAAACCAGAATTTTTGGTTCAGTTTATGGTCAAAccaaaaatttcaggtcaacccAATTGGGTtagataaacaaataaaaaataatttcttttttttcttgcatatggctaaaaatcctaaagttatttatgcattttttaaaatctaaaatactttaacatgtttttaaaaaatattgcatgtATTGCACAACAAATATGTAAATATCCAAAGGATtttggcctatatttcaaaaatatatataaaaatttattttgtttcttttaatacgCGAGATTATAAACTTATACATAAGtcatattcttaatattaaataaaaagacaatttatttttttgttggcatTATAACAATTAGGTTTTTAATGTGATAACATAAAGACATCTTTACTGAgaatgatttttcttaaattttagacaaatcaacaattataaaacataactttttcttagtttatatcagataaataaacaatacaacttaCCTCATGTAAGATATATTAGGGGTGTCAATACCTTTTAGTTACAAAATTAGCCCTTTTTTTCCATACTCTAATTAAGGGCGGAGCTGGGAATTTTTCCTGCCCTaggctattaaataaatatataaatttttgttaAGATCAATTATTACCTCATGTacatgaatttttaaagttaacagtaaagttttaattcaaatacactatctaaaatattaaaaaataaatttgaaaatacataaaattgaagtgaaagtaaaaataaattcattattgaAGTTACATCCTTCGATGTTTTGTGGAATACAATTCATCTGTAATCGaatctgaatcgatattgtaacaacctCTCAATCGGGATAAAATACAaatctcatgtcaactggaaaataaaataattaaattttttttcctctctcaattcctccatccttcacttgattcttccttagattagtgttttataagctgatttttgtaaatttacaaggttattctctcacttttcttattttttccccttacttttatctctttttctctcactttttctttttttcttttcctattatGCTTCTACCCAGTTGGAaacatataaaaggaaggaagagctgatatgttttattttttaatgacaaataaccattttatccttaatgagtcgttttgcttttatttgacggtcttttttttgttag of the Populus nigra chromosome 7, ddPopNigr1.1, whole genome shotgun sequence genome contains:
- the LOC133698632 gene encoding major strawberry allergen Fra a 1.08-like; this translates as MVSGTILAEHTSAVPADRLWKASFCDGHNLIPKLLPGIISSIDILEGDGAGVGSVKKFNFTDVIKDYSYVKDRVEVMDQENHIVRYSTLEGGVIGVKVKSYSVEINLTSTNEGGCLSKMKIEYESIGDSLLSEEDANDMQQGIFAMVKAIDAHLVENPTAYA